One Actinosynnema pretiosum DNA segment encodes these proteins:
- a CDS encoding IS110 family RNA-guided transposase, whose protein sequence is MTSGFGVFLGLDVGKGEHHAVGLDPAGKRLHDGPLPNSEPRLRALFDKLAAHGPLLVVVDQPATIGALPVAVARAASHTVAYLPGLAMRRIADLYPGRAKTDARDAFVIADAARSLPHTLRPVDVDDDALAELDVLVGFDDDLAGEATRIANRIRGLLTGVHPALERAIGPRISHPAVLEILSRCGGPTGIAKAGRRKLTAIATAHAPRLGDGLVTAILAALDEQTVVVPGTTAADTVLPRLADSLKTVLLQRKQVAAEVEGILDAHPLAGVLTSMPGIGIRTAARILLEIGDATGFKTSGHLAAYAGIAPVTRSSGSSIKGEHPTRTGNRKLKRAFFLAAFAALSDPTSRAYYQRKRDQGKKHNAALICLARRRCDVLFAMLRTKTHYRHPETAPAPVAA, encoded by the coding sequence ATGACCAGTGGTTTCGGAGTGTTCCTCGGCCTGGACGTGGGCAAGGGCGAACACCATGCCGTCGGCCTGGACCCCGCCGGGAAGCGGCTGCACGACGGGCCGCTGCCCAACAGCGAGCCGCGGCTGCGGGCTTTGTTCGACAAGCTCGCCGCGCACGGGCCGTTGCTGGTGGTGGTCGACCAGCCCGCCACGATCGGCGCGTTGCCGGTCGCGGTGGCCCGCGCCGCCAGTCACACGGTGGCCTACCTGCCCGGCCTGGCCATGCGTCGCATCGCCGACCTCTACCCAGGTCGGGCGAAGACCGACGCCCGCGACGCCTTCGTCATCGCCGACGCCGCCCGCAGCCTGCCGCACACCCTGCGGCCGGTCGACGTCGACGACGACGCCCTGGCGGAGCTGGACGTGCTGGTCGGGTTCGACGACGACCTGGCCGGCGAGGCCACCCGGATCGCCAACCGCATCCGCGGCCTGCTCACCGGCGTCCATCCCGCCCTCGAACGCGCCATCGGGCCCAGGATCAGCCATCCGGCGGTGCTGGAGATCCTGTCCCGCTGCGGCGGTCCCACCGGCATCGCCAAGGCCGGCCGCCGCAAGCTCACCGCGATCGCCACCGCCCACGCGCCCCGCCTGGGCGACGGACTCGTCACCGCGATCCTGGCCGCGCTGGACGAGCAGACCGTCGTCGTCCCCGGCACCACCGCCGCCGACACGGTGCTGCCCCGGCTGGCCGACAGCCTGAAAACCGTTCTGCTGCAACGCAAGCAGGTCGCCGCCGAGGTCGAAGGGATACTCGATGCGCACCCTCTTGCCGGGGTCCTGACCTCGATGCCCGGCATCGGGATCAGGACCGCCGCCCGCATCCTGCTCGAAATCGGCGACGCCACGGGCTTCAAGACCTCCGGCCACCTGGCCGCCTACGCCGGCATCGCCCCGGTCACCCGCAGCTCGGGCTCCTCCATCAAGGGCGAACACCCGACCCGCACCGGCAACCGCAAACTCAAACGGGCGTTCTTCCTCGCCGCGTTCGCCGCCCTCTCCGATCCGACCAGCAGAGCCTACTACCAGCGCAAACGCGACCAAGGGAAGAAGCACAACGCCGCGCTGATCTGCCTGGCCCGGCGCCGCTGCGACGTCCTGTTCGCCATGCTCCGCACCAAGACCCACTACCGGCACCCCGAGACAGCTCCCGCCCCGGTTGCGGCTTGA